From the Musa acuminata AAA Group cultivar baxijiao chromosome BXJ1-2, Cavendish_Baxijiao_AAA, whole genome shotgun sequence genome, one window contains:
- the LOC135606004 gene encoding LOB domain-containing protein 4-like isoform X2: MTEEGRKNSTVSPCAACKLLRRRCTQECVFAPYFPADEPHKFAIVHRVFGASNVSKLLQIAVQHRGDAVSSLVYEANARVRDPVYGCVAAISSLHRQIQALQAQLAVAHAQMAHLRTQNAACLDRVGLGHGQISMGGAGCSTSTGSSSSLSPKHHTLDTVALDQPGSSQPPVW, from the exons ATGACAGAGGAAGGGAGAAAGAACAGCACGGTTTCGCCATGCGCGGCATGCAAGCTCTTGCGGCGACGGTGCACACAGGAGTGCGTCTTTGCTCCATACTTCCCAGCCGACGAGCCGCACAAGTTCGCCATCGTGCACAGGGTATTTGGAGCTAGCAATGTCAGCAAGCTCTtgcag ATTGCAGTGCAGCACCGAGGGGATGCAGTGAGCAGCCTGGTGTACGAGGCCAACGCCCGGGTGCGGGATCCGGTGTACGGGTGCGTCGCCGCTATCTCCTCCCTCCATCGCCAGATCCAGGCGCTCCAGGCTCAGCTGGCCGTCGCCCACGCGCAGATGGCGCACCTGCGCACGCAGAACGCCGCCTGCCTCGACCGCGTTGGCCTCGGCCACGGCCAGATCTCCATGGGCGGCGCAGGTTGCAGCACCAGCACAGGCTCCTCGTCATCCCTGTCGCCCAAGCACCATACCCTGGACACGGTGGCGCTGGACCAGCCTGGCTCCAGTCAGCCACCAGTTTGGTGA
- the LOC135606004 gene encoding LOB domain-containing protein 4-like isoform X1, with protein MTEEGRKNSTVSPCAACKLLRRRCTQECVFAPYFPADEPHKFAIVHRVFGASNVSKLLQEIAVQHRGDAVSSLVYEANARVRDPVYGCVAAISSLHRQIQALQAQLAVAHAQMAHLRTQNAACLDRVGLGHGQISMGGAGCSTSTGSSSSLSPKHHTLDTVALDQPGSSQPPVW; from the exons ATGACAGAGGAAGGGAGAAAGAACAGCACGGTTTCGCCATGCGCGGCATGCAAGCTCTTGCGGCGACGGTGCACACAGGAGTGCGTCTTTGCTCCATACTTCCCAGCCGACGAGCCGCACAAGTTCGCCATCGTGCACAGGGTATTTGGAGCTAGCAATGTCAGCAAGCTCTtgcag GAGATTGCAGTGCAGCACCGAGGGGATGCAGTGAGCAGCCTGGTGTACGAGGCCAACGCCCGGGTGCGGGATCCGGTGTACGGGTGCGTCGCCGCTATCTCCTCCCTCCATCGCCAGATCCAGGCGCTCCAGGCTCAGCTGGCCGTCGCCCACGCGCAGATGGCGCACCTGCGCACGCAGAACGCCGCCTGCCTCGACCGCGTTGGCCTCGGCCACGGCCAGATCTCCATGGGCGGCGCAGGTTGCAGCACCAGCACAGGCTCCTCGTCATCCCTGTCGCCCAAGCACCATACCCTGGACACGGTGGCGCTGGACCAGCCTGGCTCCAGTCAGCCACCAGTTTGGTGA
- the LOC135606016 gene encoding homeobox protein knotted-1-like 2 → MEEFSHLGGGSTSRGANFLYLPSSTTTTTSAAAQLNAAAYGRSCHPTLPYLQPPVPLKPEVGSSLQPSSSQERAVDGRGQGEISPGDTEEIKAKIMSHPQYSTLIGAYIDCQTVGAPPDVVARLSAIARELQSRSRCRQEASSDPELDQFMEAYCGLLVKYREELTRPLHEATDFLRRVESQFNALTNTPSSRIFYSDEGCEGVASSEEEADASGGETDVSLIDPHADDKELKHHLLKKYSGYLSSLRQELSKKKKKGKLPKEARQKLLSWWALHYKWPYPSETEKVALAESTGLDQKQINNWFINQRKRHWKPSEDMHLVVMDGFHPQNAAASLYMEGQYMGNGVYLTGP, encoded by the exons ATGGAGGAGTTCTCTCACTTGGGAGGTGGGAGCACATCAAGGGGGGCTAATTTCTTGTACCTTCCCTCgtcgaccaccaccaccacatcaGCTGCTGCGCAGCTGAACGCCGCCGCGTATGGCCGGAGTTGTCACCCAACCCTACCTTACCTCCAACCTCCCGTACCGCTTAAACCCGAAGTTGGGTCTTCTCTACAGCCATCATCATCTCAGGAAAGAGCAGTCGATGGACGAGGACAGGGAGAGATCTCTCCAGGTGATACAGAGGAGATCAAGGCCAAGATCATGTCTCACCCTCAGTATTCTACCCTCATCGGTGCCTATATCGACTGCCAAACG GTGGGGGCGCCGCCGGACGTGGTGGCACGGCTCTCGGCCATAGCCCGAGAGCTCCAGTCGCGCTCCCGCTGCCGTCAGGAGGCCTCCTCCGACCCCGAGCTGGACCAGTTCATG GAAGCATACTGTGGTTTGCTGGTGAAGTACCGAGAGGAGCTAACGAGGCCATTGCACGAGGCCACGGACTTCCTTAGGAGGGTCGAGTCACAGTTCAACGCACTCACCAACACTCCATCGTCGCGGATCTTCTATTCCG ATGAAGGATGCGAAGGGGTTGCATCCTCTGAAGAGGAGGCCGATGCCAGCGGCGGTGAAACTGATGTTTCATTGATAGATCCTCACGCCGATGACAAGGAGCTGAAGCACCACCTTCTGAAGAAGTACAGTGGGTACTTGAGCAGCCTCAGGCAAGAGctgtccaagaagaagaagaaagggaagctGCCAAAGGAAGCCCGGCAGAAGCTACTCAGCTGGTGGGCGCTGCACTACAAGTGGCCATATCCATCG GAAACCGAAAAGGTGGCGCTGGCCGAATCCACAGGCCTTGATCAGAAGCAGATCAACAACTGGTTCATAAACCAAAGGAAACGGCATTGGAAGCCATCGGAGGACATGCACTTAGTCGTGATGGATGGGTTTCATCCGCAGAACGCTGCTGCTTCCCTGTACATGGAAGGCCAATACATGGGCAATGGCGTTTACCTCACCGGTCCCTGA
- the LOC135606010 gene encoding uncharacterized protein LOC135606010, which translates to MAARIMAQRAMQAFRAGQPAQGRQASLVLKNHWQSFNSGSSSSKFKDDEEKEKLAKEIAKDWNAVFDRSINTLFLTEMVRGLMLTLKYFFERKVTINYPFEKGPLSPRFRGEHALRRYPTGEERCIACKLCEAICPAQAITIEAEEREDGSRRTTRYDIDMTKCIYCGFCQEACPVDAIVEGPNFEFATETHEELLYDKEKLLENGDRWETEISENLRSESLYR; encoded by the exons ATGGCGGCGAGGATCATGGCACAGCGAGCTATGCAGGCTTTTCGTGCAGGGCAGCCG GCCCAAGGTAGACAAGCTTCGTTGGTGTTGAAAAATCACTGGCAATCATTCAATTCAGGCTCATCATCTTCAAAATTTAAAG ATGATGAAGAGAAAGAGAAGCTTGCTAAGGAGATTGCCAAGGATTGGAATGCTG TTTTCGACCGCAGTATAAATACACTATTTCTGACTGAAATGGTGCGTGGATTGATGCTGACATTAAAGTACTTTTTTGAGAGGAAAGTTACA ATAAATTATCCCTTTGAGAAGGGTCCTTTGAGCCCCCGCTTTCGAGGAGAGCATGCTCTTCGACGTTATCCGACTGGTGAGGAGCGGTGTATTGCTTGCAAGCTTTGTGAAGCG ATATGCCCAGCACAAGCAATTACCATCGAGGCAGAAGAACGAGAGGATGGTAGTCGTCGGACTACGAG GTATGATATTGACATGACGAAATGCATTTACTGTGGGTTCTGCCAAGAGGCATGCCCTGTCGATGCCATAGTTGAAGGTCCCAACTTTGAGTTTGCCACTGAGACACACGAG GAGTTGTTATATGACAAGGAGAAACTGCTGGAAAATGGGGACCGTTGGGAAACCGAGATTTCCGAAAACCTCAGATCTGAGAGCCTCTATCGCTGA